The following are from one region of the Halodesulfurarchaeum sp. HSR-GB genome:
- the gyrA gene encoding DNA gyrase subunit A encodes MSSELPTPAGQVGDEIETVRVEDEMEQSYIDYAMSVIAGRALPDVRDGLKPVHRRILYAMHEAGITSNSGHRKSSSIVGDTMGNFHPHGDSAIYDTLVRMAQDFSMRHPLVDGQGNFGSVDGDPAAAMRYTESRMAPIAEELLEDIEKDTVDFEPNYDDRLEEPAVLPAAVPNLLVNGSSGIAVGMSTNVPPHNLSEVIDAAVHLLENPDATVTDLMEFVPGPDFPTGATIVGKNAIKQAYETGRGRLRVRANYEIEERSKGDRIILTALPYQQNKSKLVERIADMVNDGDLEGVRDLRDESDRDGIRVVIELKRGANTDIVENRLLESVLERTFGVINLALVDGNPEVLTLKEMLDHYLDHRREVVRRRSEHDLAEAEDRAHILEGRLLALEHAEDVVELIRNSADRDAAKAALQEEYDFSQAQAQHVVRMQLGSLTSLERSEIESEYEDVKARIERLQTILEDESELREVIKSELQAQKETYGDERRTSIIEADGEVTDEDLIPQEDVLITLSEEDYIKRVPMDEFSAQHRGGKGIIGADLKEGDQVATAFPARTHDTLLCFTDAGQVYRLKAYQVPEMSRTARGTSAINLLELDGDEDITAVVATRDIDEDQYLTMVTRDGYVKRTPVEDFENILSTGIIATRLEDGDELVDVVITDDESQIVIGTRGGRAIRFAETDVRAMGRTARGVRGITLEPGDAVAGVTAVQPDDDRYLLTVTENGYGKRTRLSEYRAQSRNGKGLMDIKTGDRNGPVATLRTVSEGDHVIAMSEAGQITRMPVEEISAIGRNTKGVLVMRVERTDRLAGVSIFRPMTETEA; translated from the coding sequence ATGAGTTCGGAACTGCCAACGCCGGCCGGGCAGGTCGGCGACGAGATCGAGACCGTGCGGGTCGAAGACGAGATGGAACAGTCCTACATCGATTACGCGATGAGCGTGATCGCCGGGCGCGCGCTCCCGGACGTGCGGGACGGTCTGAAGCCGGTCCACCGCCGGATCCTCTATGCCATGCACGAGGCCGGCATCACGAGTAACTCCGGCCACCGGAAGTCCTCCTCGATCGTCGGGGACACGATGGGGAACTTCCACCCCCACGGCGACAGCGCCATCTACGACACGCTCGTGCGAATGGCTCAGGACTTCTCGATGCGCCACCCGCTGGTCGACGGGCAGGGGAACTTCGGCTCGGTCGACGGCGATCCGGCAGCGGCCATGCGGTACACAGAGAGCCGGATGGCTCCCATCGCCGAGGAACTGCTTGAGGACATCGAGAAGGACACTGTCGACTTCGAGCCCAACTACGACGACCGCCTGGAGGAGCCCGCCGTTCTCCCCGCTGCCGTCCCGAACCTGCTCGTCAACGGCTCCTCGGGCATCGCCGTCGGGATGAGCACGAACGTGCCGCCGCACAATCTGAGCGAGGTCATCGACGCGGCGGTCCACCTGCTCGAAAACCCGGATGCGACGGTCACGGACCTGATGGAGTTCGTTCCGGGCCCGGACTTCCCGACCGGGGCTACCATCGTGGGCAAGAACGCGATCAAGCAGGCCTACGAGACGGGCCGCGGTCGACTCAGGGTCCGGGCGAACTACGAGATCGAAGAGCGATCAAAGGGCGATCGGATCATCCTCACGGCACTCCCCTACCAGCAGAACAAATCAAAGCTGGTCGAGCGGATCGCGGACATGGTCAACGACGGTGACCTGGAGGGCGTGCGAGACCTCCGGGACGAGTCCGACCGCGACGGGATCCGTGTGGTCATCGAGTTGAAGCGGGGCGCGAACACCGACATCGTCGAGAACCGCCTGCTGGAGAGCGTGCTCGAACGGACCTTCGGCGTCATCAACCTCGCGCTGGTCGATGGCAACCCCGAGGTACTCACGCTGAAGGAGATGCTCGATCACTACCTCGATCACCGTCGGGAGGTCGTCCGCCGGCGCTCGGAACACGACCTCGCGGAGGCCGAGGACCGGGCCCACATTCTGGAAGGCCGGCTTCTCGCCCTGGAGCACGCCGAGGACGTGGTCGAGTTGATCCGGAACTCCGCGGACCGGGACGCCGCCAAAGCCGCACTGCAGGAGGAGTATGACTTCTCGCAGGCCCAGGCCCAGCACGTCGTGCGTATGCAACTCGGGAGCCTGACCTCCCTTGAGCGCAGCGAGATCGAGTCGGAGTACGAGGACGTCAAAGCCCGGATCGAGCGGCTCCAGACGATTCTGGAGGACGAATCGGAACTCCGCGAGGTCATCAAATCCGAACTTCAGGCCCAGAAGGAGACCTACGGCGACGAGCGGCGCACTTCGATCATCGAGGCCGACGGCGAGGTGACCGACGAGGATCTGATCCCCCAGGAGGACGTGCTCATCACGCTCTCCGAGGAGGATTACATCAAGCGGGTCCCGATGGACGAGTTCTCGGCCCAGCACCGGGGTGGGAAGGGGATCATCGGAGCCGACCTCAAAGAAGGGGATCAGGTCGCGACCGCCTTCCCCGCCCGCACCCACGACACCCTGCTCTGTTTCACCGACGCGGGTCAGGTCTATCGACTCAAGGCCTATCAGGTGCCGGAGATGTCCCGGACCGCCCGGGGCACCTCGGCGATCAACCTGCTCGAACTCGACGGGGACGAGGACATCACCGCCGTCGTGGCAACCCGGGACATCGACGAGGACCAGTATCTCACGATGGTCACCCGGGACGGGTACGTCAAACGGACACCCGTCGAGGACTTCGAGAACATCCTCTCGACTGGCATCATCGCCACGCGACTCGAAGACGGCGACGAACTGGTGGACGTGGTGATCACCGACGACGAGTCACAGATCGTCATCGGCACGCGAGGGGGCCGAGCAATCCGCTTCGCGGAGACCGACGTTCGAGCGATGGGGCGAACCGCCCGAGGGGTTCGGGGCATCACCCTCGAGCCGGGAGACGCCGTGGCTGGCGTGACTGCAGTCCAACCTGACGACGACCGATACCTGCTCACCGTCACCGAGAACGGGTACGGTAAGCGCACCCGACTCTCGGAGTACCGGGCCCAGTCCCGGAACGGAAAGGGTCTCATGGACATCAAGACCGGCGACCGCAACGGCCCCGTGGCGACCCTGCGGACGGTTTCGGAGGGCGATCACGTCATCGCCATGAGCGAGGCCGGCCAGATCACCCGGATGCCCGTCGAAGAGATCTCCGCGATCGGGCGCAACACCAAAGGCGTCCTCGTCATGCGAGTCGAACGGACGGACCGCCTGGCCGGCGTCAGCATCTTCCGCCCGATGACGGAGACCGAAGCGTAA
- a CDS encoding ArsA family ATPase, whose amino-acid sequence MESLSPLVESHDLIAFTGKGGVGKTTSAAATALHLAERGERTLLLSTDRSPSLSDILGTDVGGEVTAVPGVENLDAIEMDFDAVAERWKEAYGEEVYAVVSSFMPVDRWVIDYFAEAPGISTQFALSYLLEFYEGETYDRIVWDTAPAGATIGLIELEEKLYEHLGTAPKFYAKLRAAISRDTKADPSKLLDEWRELAQDCLAMVRSDRTTFLVVTNPEKLAVNETQRITAELEDRGIAVGGIVANGLLSESLCDCSFHQDRVAMQREHLAELESVYGQDPGLVSVPQFSTEVAGVDSLREVGTHLFT is encoded by the coding sequence ATGGAGTCACTCTCCCCGCTCGTCGAGTCACACGACCTGATCGCGTTCACTGGCAAGGGCGGCGTCGGAAAGACCACGAGTGCCGCCGCAACCGCACTGCACCTGGCCGAACGAGGCGAACGAACCCTGCTGCTCTCGACCGACCGGTCCCCATCGCTGTCGGACATCCTGGGCACTGACGTGGGCGGGGAGGTGACCGCCGTCCCAGGCGTCGAAAACCTCGACGCGATCGAGATGGACTTCGACGCCGTCGCCGAGCGCTGGAAGGAGGCCTACGGCGAGGAGGTGTATGCCGTCGTCTCCTCGTTTATGCCCGTCGATCGCTGGGTAATCGACTACTTCGCCGAGGCACCGGGCATCTCCACGCAATTTGCGCTGAGCTACCTGCTAGAGTTCTACGAGGGCGAGACCTACGACCGGATCGTCTGGGACACCGCCCCCGCGGGGGCTACAATCGGGCTGATCGAACTCGAAGAGAAACTCTACGAGCACCTGGGGACCGCCCCGAAGTTCTACGCCAAACTCCGGGCCGCGATCAGCCGCGACACCAAAGCCGACCCGAGCAAACTTCTCGATGAGTGGCGTGAGTTGGCCCAGGACTGTCTGGCCATGGTGCGTAGCGACCGGACGACGTTCCTCGTCGTGACAAATCCCGAAAAACTGGCGGTCAACGAAACCCAGCGCATCACGGCGGAACTCGAAGATCGGGGCATTGCAGTTGGTGGGATCGTCGCGAACGGCCTCCTCTCAGAATCGCTCTGTGACTGCTCGTTCCATCAGGACCGGGTCGCAATGCAGCGAGAACACCTCGCAGAACTGGAATCAGTCTACGGCCAGGACCCGGGGCTGGTGTCGGTCCCACAGTTCTCGACCGAAGTGGCCGGCGTCGACTCACTTCGCGAGGTCGGGACCCACCTGTTCACCTGA
- a CDS encoding NAD-dependent epimerase/dehydratase family protein, with protein sequence MQGQRVLVTGGAGFIGSNLANTLAVDNEVIVVDDLFLGTAENLTDRVDFRERSVLEDDLPTDVDVLFHLAALSSMQMHEDDPQRGARVNVEGFVNTVEQFVQDGGETVVYATTSSIYGDRTEPSPESMSVEARTGYEASKLARERYAEYYDNYYDDVTMAGLRYFSVYQGMAGGAEAHKGEFANIIAQFADDIANGNSPKIYGDGTQTRDFTHVEDVVDATISAAENDLSGIFNVGTETQHSFDTVVEMLNDALGTDVAPEYVENPIPEDIYVHDTLADATRMQEATGWEPSISFEAGIERVCEPYLD encoded by the coding sequence ATGCAGGGACAACGCGTGCTCGTCACCGGCGGGGCCGGCTTCATCGGGTCGAATCTGGCCAACACGCTGGCCGTGGACAACGAAGTGATCGTCGTCGACGATCTCTTCCTCGGGACTGCGGAGAACCTTACCGATCGGGTTGATTTCCGCGAGCGGAGCGTGCTGGAAGACGACCTCCCGACCGACGTTGACGTGCTCTTCCATCTGGCGGCCCTCTCCTCGATGCAGATGCACGAGGACGACCCGCAGCGAGGCGCGCGGGTCAACGTCGAGGGGTTCGTGAACACCGTCGAACAGTTCGTCCAGGACGGCGGCGAGACGGTGGTCTACGCGACCACCTCCTCGATCTACGGCGACCGGACCGAACCCTCCCCCGAATCGATGTCCGTCGAGGCCCGAACCGGCTACGAGGCGTCGAAACTCGCCCGCGAACGCTACGCCGAGTACTACGACAACTACTACGACGACGTGACGATGGCCGGACTGCGATACTTCTCGGTCTACCAGGGCATGGCCGGCGGCGCGGAGGCTCATAAAGGCGAGTTCGCGAACATCATCGCGCAGTTCGCCGACGACATCGCGAACGGCAATTCGCCGAAGATCTACGGTGATGGCACTCAGACTCGGGATTTCACCCACGTCGAAGACGTGGTGGACGCGACGATCAGCGCCGCGGAAAACGACCTCTCGGGCATCTTCAACGTGGGGACCGAAACCCAGCACTCCTTTGACACGGTCGTCGAGATGCTCAACGACGCGCTCGGGACCGACGTCGCCCCGGAATACGTCGAGAACCCGATCCCCGAGGACATCTACGTCCACGACACGCTGGCTGACGCGACTCGCATGCAGGAGGCGACCGGCTGGGAGCCGTCCATTTCCTTCGAGGCGGGAATCGAACGAGTCTGTGAGCCGTATCTGGACTGA
- a CDS encoding Rrf2 family transcriptional regulator, producing MSSIELTASQKTILRALVDRYRQEETAIKGETIAEEVDRNPGTIRNQMQSLKALQLVEGVPGPKGGYRPTTNAFEALEIEQIDSPAAVPVRRNGDPVEDVNVQNIDLTTVFNPDLCRAEIEVRGSIKDFHEGDSVAVGPTPISKLRVDGTVDAKDEAKNVVILKIEDMIAPAEDPAH from the coding sequence ATGTCCTCTATCGAACTGACCGCGAGCCAGAAGACGATTCTCCGGGCGCTCGTCGATCGTTACAGGCAGGAAGAGACGGCGATCAAGGGGGAGACCATCGCCGAGGAGGTCGATCGCAATCCGGGGACGATCCGAAATCAGATGCAGAGCCTGAAGGCCTTGCAGTTAGTCGAGGGGGTCCCGGGCCCGAAAGGCGGCTATCGACCCACGACGAACGCCTTCGAGGCCCTGGAAATCGAACAGATCGACTCGCCGGCCGCAGTGCCCGTGCGTCGGAACGGCGACCCGGTCGAGGACGTGAACGTGCAGAACATCGACCTGACGACGGTTTTCAATCCGGATCTCTGCCGGGCCGAGATCGAGGTTCGGGGCTCGATCAAGGACTTCCACGAGGGCGACAGTGTCGCCGTGGGCCCGACCCCGATCTCGAAGCTCCGGGTCGACGGAACCGTGGACGCCAAAGACGAGGCCAAAAACGTGGTCATCCTCAAGATCGAGGACATGATCGCACCGGCCGAGGACCCGGCTCACTGA
- a CDS encoding SRPBCC family protein — protein sequence MAIFTRRSTVDAPLETVWAFHSTIDGLLELTPAVANLQVEAIRVPDRGDVLREGSEIDLSVGPIPGGPRQHFTSVITQREELAAEAYFVDEMKAGPMATWRHTHRFRRVGDRTQLIDHVEYETGYGDLVDRALKPGFALAFAYRHRKTREKLGGGET from the coding sequence ATGGCAATCTTCACCCGCCGGAGTACCGTCGATGCGCCCCTCGAAACAGTGTGGGCGTTTCACTCCACGATCGACGGCCTGCTCGAACTCACCCCGGCAGTGGCCAACCTCCAGGTCGAAGCGATTCGTGTTCCGGACAGGGGCGACGTGCTACGTGAGGGATCAGAGATCGACCTCTCGGTGGGTCCCATTCCGGGTGGGCCACGCCAACATTTTACGTCGGTCATTACCCAGCGCGAGGAACTGGCAGCCGAAGCGTACTTCGTGGACGAAATGAAGGCGGGACCGATGGCGACCTGGCGGCACACCCATCGGTTCCGCAGAGTGGGGGATCGGACCCAACTCATCGACCACGTCGAGTACGAAACTGGCTACGGCGACCTGGTAGATCGAGCCCTCAAGCCCGGATTCGCCCTGGCATTTGCCTACCGCCACCGGAAAACCCGCGAGAAACTCGGCGGGGGCGAAACTTAA
- a CDS encoding FAD-dependent oxidoreductase, which produces MTDVIVAGGGPAGLGAALYTAKNGLETAVFDTDGTWMHKAHLFNYLGIESVDGTEFMDRSREQVEGFGADLREEEVIAAEETDDGFAVETDAGEYEADYLVLATGTDRSLAKELGCELTDRAVVDVDVTMETSVENVYATGAMGRVEEWQAQIAAGDGVAAALNILSTEEGEKFHDFDTPEDAA; this is translated from the coding sequence ATGACAGACGTTATCGTCGCCGGCGGCGGCCCCGCCGGCCTCGGCGCCGCACTCTACACCGCGAAAAACGGCCTCGAAACCGCAGTCTTCGACACCGACGGGACCTGGATGCACAAGGCCCACCTCTTCAACTACCTCGGGATCGAGAGTGTGGATGGCACCGAGTTCATGGACCGGTCACGCGAACAGGTCGAGGGCTTCGGCGCCGACCTCCGCGAGGAGGAGGTGATCGCAGCCGAAGAAACCGACGACGGGTTCGCCGTCGAAACCGACGCTGGCGAGTACGAAGCCGACTATCTGGTGCTCGCAACCGGCACGGACCGAAGCCTCGCGAAGGAACTGGGCTGTGAGTTGACCGACAGAGCGGTCGTCGACGTCGACGTGACCATGGAGACGAGCGTCGAGAACGTCTACGCGACAGGGGCGATGGGCCGAGTCGAGGAGTGGCAGGCCCAGATCGCGGCCGGTGACGGAGTGGCCGCTGCGCTGAACATCCTCTCGACCGAGGAAGGCGAGAAGTTCCACGACTTCGACACGCCCGAAGACGCGGCCTGA
- a CDS encoding CBS domain-containing protein, with amino-acid sequence MSVRDLMTTDLVTVPLGATLEAAVGEMLGNRVGSVLVTDGERPVGIITETDVLAAGSGTERPFGDIPVSRAMSPNLVTIGPEKRPQDAVEKMQNYGIKKVVVTEDEELLGIVTTTDLVRHQSDLVEEVTDIDRTQSYPSL; translated from the coding sequence ATGTCTGTCAGGGATCTCATGACGACGGACCTGGTGACGGTGCCACTCGGAGCGACCCTCGAAGCGGCCGTGGGCGAAATGCTCGGAAACCGGGTTGGAAGCGTGCTCGTTACGGACGGTGAACGGCCGGTGGGCATCATCACCGAAACGGACGTTCTGGCTGCTGGCAGCGGAACCGAACGTCCCTTCGGAGACATTCCCGTCTCCCGGGCGATGAGCCCGAATCTGGTGACGATCGGTCCCGAGAAGCGCCCACAGGACGCCGTGGAGAAAATGCAGAACTACGGCATCAAGAAGGTCGTCGTGACCGAGGACGAGGAGCTACTCGGGATCGTCACGACGACGGATCTGGTTCGCCATCAGAGTGACCTGGTCGAGGAAGTGACCGACATCGACCGGACCCAGTCCTATCCGAGTCTCTAA
- a CDS encoding HAD hydrolase-like protein produces the protein MHVVFDMDGVLLDSQAELGWLDRALDETLRAFDIEPTPERRERLYPPNLRNFEQAANDLGVPPEELWPVRHRNYVREKERALKTGQIVPFPDIEQVRNLAQEYPVSIISNSPEPIVETFVAVADLDAVVTHWIGRGDDLETIERMKPDPAFYEDLVDRVGPDEYVYVGDTSSDALFAQRTGMDFVHLDRPGGTVSSLSGAIELIRAGN, from the coding sequence ATGCACGTCGTCTTCGATATGGATGGCGTCTTGCTCGACTCACAGGCTGAACTGGGGTGGCTCGACCGCGCCCTCGACGAGACCCTGCGAGCCTTCGACATCGAGCCGACGCCGGAGCGACGAGAGCGACTTTATCCTCCGAATCTTCGGAATTTCGAGCAGGCTGCCAACGATCTTGGCGTCCCGCCCGAGGAGCTCTGGCCGGTCCGGCACCGCAACTACGTCCGCGAGAAAGAGCGAGCGTTGAAGACCGGGCAAATCGTCCCGTTTCCGGACATCGAGCAGGTCCGAAATTTAGCCCAGGAGTACCCGGTCTCGATTATCAGTAACTCGCCGGAGCCGATCGTCGAGACGTTCGTGGCGGTAGCCGATCTCGACGCCGTGGTGACCCACTGGATCGGCCGGGGAGACGATCTGGAAACGATCGAACGGATGAAGCCCGATCCCGCGTTCTACGAGGACCTCGTCGATCGGGTTGGCCCGGACGAGTACGTCTACGTCGGCGATACGTCCTCGGATGCGCTTTTCGCGCAGCGGACTGGGATGGATTTCGTTCACCTGGACCGCCCGGGCGGGACCGTATCCTCCCTGTCCGGAGCGATCGAGCTGATCCGTGCGGGTAATTAA